One part of the Thiomicrospira cyclica ALM1 genome encodes these proteins:
- the rpoC gene encoding DNA-directed RNA polymerase subunit beta' → MKDLIGFLKKQNVSSEFDAIKVSLASPEKIRSWSYGEVKKPETINYRTFKPERDGLFCAKIFGPIRDYECLCGKYKRLKHRGVICEKCGVEVTQSKVRRERMGHIDLATPVAHIWFLKSLPSRIGLMLDMTLKEIEAVLYFEAFMVVDPGLTPLEAWQLLTEEEYLDALEEHGDEFEAMMGAEAIKRMLQSIPLTEEAARLRSEVENTNSETKQKKVSKRLKLIESFIQSGNKPEWMVLEVLPVLPPELRPLVPLDGGRFATSDLNDLYRRVINRNNRLKRLLDLMAPDIIVRNEKRMLQEAVDSLLDNGRRGRAVTGTNKRQLKSLADMIKGKQGRFRQNLLGKRVDYSGRSVIVVGPTLRLHQCGLPKKMALELFKPFIFSKLQKRGSAPTIKAAKKMVEQSLPEVWDVLDEVIREHPVLLNRAPTLHRLGIQAFEPVLIEGKAINLHPLVCSAFNADFDGDQMAVHVPLSLEAQLEARTLMMSTNNLLSPANGDPIIVPSQDVVLGLYYITREKINAIGEGKAFVNWQEVTRALEAKVVHLHTRIKLRVNETLIEEGVERCQTRIVDTTVGRALLSRILPKGLSYDLINTNLTKKNISKVLNTCYRVLGPKETVIFADQLMYAGFKWSTMAGLSFCSDDMLIPDEKAPILERAEEQVKEIQTQYAQGLVTEGERYNKVVDIWSHTNELVTKAMMEELQYDLTVDAKGEQVKETSFNSIYMMADSGARGSVAQMRQLGGMRGLMAKPDGSIIETPITANFREGLNVLQYFISTHGARKGLADTALKTANSGYLTRRLVDVAQDVVVTEHDCGTHAGIEMTAHVEGGDVIESLRERILGRVLSEAVLDAAGNVLVEEGTLLDEKLVDLIDANGIDRVKVRSPITCETKFGVCQKCYGRDLARGHLVNMGEAVGVMAAQSIGEPGTQLTMRTFHIGGTASKSAAQSQVEVKYEGSVKFNNLKTVRNSEDKVMVTTRSGEVTIQDAAGREKERYKIPYGAILVVTEGQQLSSGEIIATWDPHTHPVISEVAGLVEYGNFDGTVEEKLDELTGLVTRVVKGSKERSNAMKDARPFIRLVDEKGESICFAGTQTPAIYYLPENAIVLVQSGAKLTSGDVLARIPQESSKTKDITGGLPRVADLFEARQPKEPAIMAEVSGVISFGKETKGKQRLIITQDSGEQYETLIPKWRSVNVFEGERVERGDVIVEGSPNAHDILRLLGVERLAEYIVDEVQDVYRLQGVRINDKHIESIIRQMLRKVEIRSAGDTGLIKGEQAEYARVLELNEKMREEGKVEATYERILLGITKSSLATESFISAASFQETTRVLTEAAVSGKRDTLVGLKENVIVGRLIPAGTGFAYHQARRKASAEVDSELRAFIQKEVFTDGDDISEDILEEMPVIDDRMMEVEESEQ, encoded by the coding sequence ATGAAAGATTTAATCGGTTTTCTAAAAAAACAAAACGTTTCCAGTGAATTTGATGCGATCAAAGTATCACTTGCTTCACCTGAAAAAATTCGTTCATGGTCATATGGCGAAGTTAAGAAGCCAGAGACCATAAACTACCGTACATTTAAACCAGAGCGTGATGGTTTGTTTTGTGCCAAAATCTTTGGTCCAATTCGTGATTATGAATGCTTGTGTGGGAAGTATAAGCGCCTTAAACACCGTGGTGTTATCTGCGAAAAATGTGGCGTTGAGGTCACTCAGTCAAAGGTGCGTCGTGAACGTATGGGTCATATTGACCTAGCAACGCCGGTTGCGCATATCTGGTTTTTGAAGTCGCTTCCAAGTCGTATTGGTTTAATGTTGGACATGACGCTTAAAGAAATTGAAGCGGTATTGTATTTTGAAGCCTTTATGGTTGTTGATCCTGGTCTGACACCTTTAGAGGCTTGGCAGTTGTTAACAGAAGAAGAGTATCTTGATGCATTAGAAGAGCATGGCGATGAATTTGAAGCCATGATGGGTGCTGAAGCTATTAAACGTATGTTGCAGTCGATTCCCTTAACGGAAGAGGCCGCTCGTTTACGTTCAGAAGTTGAAAACACCAACTCTGAAACCAAGCAAAAGAAAGTATCTAAGCGACTGAAGTTGATTGAGTCGTTTATTCAGTCAGGTAATAAGCCGGAATGGATGGTGTTAGAAGTTCTGCCGGTATTGCCGCCAGAGTTGAGGCCATTAGTGCCTTTGGATGGTGGCCGATTTGCGACCTCTGATCTTAACGATTTGTACCGCCGAGTGATTAACCGAAACAATCGTCTTAAGCGTTTATTAGATTTGATGGCGCCCGATATTATCGTGCGTAACGAAAAGCGTATGTTGCAAGAAGCCGTAGATTCATTGCTGGATAACGGTCGTCGTGGTCGTGCGGTTACCGGTACTAACAAACGCCAGTTAAAATCTTTAGCCGACATGATTAAAGGTAAACAAGGTCGTTTCCGTCAAAACCTGCTCGGTAAGCGCGTTGACTACTCAGGTCGTTCAGTCATCGTAGTAGGCCCAACCTTACGTTTACATCAGTGTGGCTTGCCAAAGAAGATGGCACTTGAACTTTTCAAGCCCTTTATTTTCAGCAAACTGCAAAAACGTGGATCAGCACCTACAATTAAGGCTGCCAAGAAAATGGTTGAGCAGAGCTTGCCAGAGGTTTGGGACGTGCTTGATGAAGTGATCCGTGAGCACCCGGTACTACTAAACCGTGCGCCAACATTGCACAGGTTGGGTATCCAAGCGTTTGAACCGGTATTGATTGAAGGTAAGGCTATTAACTTACATCCGTTAGTGTGTTCAGCTTTCAACGCCGACTTTGATGGTGACCAGATGGCTGTACACGTGCCTTTGTCATTGGAAGCTCAGCTTGAAGCGCGTACGCTAATGATGTCAACTAACAACCTATTGTCACCAGCAAACGGTGATCCTATCATCGTACCTTCGCAGGACGTTGTATTGGGTCTTTACTACATTACCCGTGAGAAAATCAATGCTATTGGCGAGGGTAAGGCGTTTGTTAACTGGCAGGAGGTAACACGCGCACTAGAGGCAAAAGTTGTTCATTTGCATACGCGTATTAAATTGCGGGTTAATGAGACTTTGATTGAAGAGGGTGTCGAGCGTTGCCAAACACGTATTGTTGATACAACTGTTGGCCGTGCGTTGTTAAGCCGTATTTTGCCTAAGGGTTTATCCTATGACCTGATCAACACTAATTTAACGAAGAAAAATATTAGTAAGGTTTTAAACACTTGTTATCGTGTGCTAGGTCCAAAAGAAACCGTTATTTTTGCTGACCAATTGATGTATGCCGGCTTTAAATGGTCAACGATGGCAGGTCTGTCCTTCTGCTCGGATGACATGTTGATTCCAGATGAGAAGGCGCCCATTCTTGAGCGCGCAGAAGAGCAGGTTAAAGAGATCCAGACTCAGTATGCGCAAGGACTTGTAACCGAGGGTGAGCGTTATAACAAAGTTGTCGACATTTGGTCACATACTAACGAATTAGTAACCAAAGCGATGATGGAGGAGTTGCAGTACGATTTGACTGTCGATGCCAAAGGTGAACAGGTTAAAGAAACATCTTTTAACTCGATTTATATGATGGCAGACTCAGGTGCTCGTGGCTCGGTTGCCCAGATGCGCCAGTTGGGTGGTATGCGTGGTTTGATGGCTAAGCCAGACGGCTCGATTATTGAAACACCTATTACTGCTAACTTCCGTGAAGGTTTGAACGTACTTCAGTACTTCATTTCAACCCATGGTGCGCGTAAAGGTTTGGCGGATACAGCATTGAAAACAGCTAACTCAGGTTACCTAACCCGTCGCTTAGTTGATGTTGCACAAGACGTGGTTGTAACCGAACATGACTGTGGTACCCATGCTGGCATTGAAATGACCGCGCACGTAGAAGGTGGTGATGTTATCGAATCATTACGCGAGCGTATTCTGGGACGGGTGTTAAGCGAAGCTGTTCTAGATGCCGCTGGCAATGTGCTCGTTGAAGAGGGTACGTTGCTTGATGAAAAACTAGTTGACTTGATTGATGCTAACGGCATCGACCGCGTAAAAGTTCGTTCACCGATTACCTGTGAAACAAAGTTTGGTGTGTGTCAAAAGTGTTACGGTCGTGATCTTGCCCGTGGCCACCTGGTGAATATGGGTGAGGCTGTTGGCGTTATGGCGGCACAGTCAATCGGCGAGCCAGGTACTCAGTTGACCATGCGTACATTCCACATTGGTGGTACAGCATCGAAATCAGCGGCTCAAAGTCAGGTTGAAGTGAAATATGAGGGTAGTGTTAAGTTTAATAACTTGAAGACAGTACGTAACTCAGAAGATAAAGTGATGGTTACAACTCGTTCTGGGGAAGTAACCATTCAGGATGCAGCGGGTCGTGAGAAAGAGCGTTATAAAATTCCTTACGGTGCAATACTAGTGGTGACAGAAGGTCAGCAACTAAGCTCTGGTGAGATTATTGCAACCTGGGATCCACATACTCACCCAGTTATTTCAGAGGTAGCGGGTCTAGTCGAATATGGTAACTTTGATGGTACGGTTGAAGAAAAACTTGATGAGTTAACCGGTTTAGTGACTCGTGTCGTTAAGGGTTCTAAAGAGCGCTCTAATGCAATGAAAGATGCGCGTCCTTTTATTCGTCTAGTTGATGAAAAGGGTGAAAGTATCTGTTTTGCAGGTACTCAAACACCTGCAATTTACTATCTACCAGAAAATGCCATTGTATTAGTGCAAAGTGGTGCAAAACTAACTTCTGGTGACGTATTGGCACGTATTCCACAAGAGTCTTCAAAAACAAAAGATATCACTGGTGGTTTGCCACGTGTTGCCGACCTTTTCGAGGCGCGACAACCGAAAGAGCCTGCGATTATGGCGGAAGTTAGTGGTGTAATTTCTTTTGGTAAGGAAACCAAAGGTAAGCAACGATTAATCATTACCCAAGACTCAGGCGAGCAGTATGAGACCTTGATTCCAAAATGGCGTAGTGTCAACGTGTTTGAGGGTGAGCGCGTTGAGCGCGGGGATGTGATTGTTGAAGGTAGCCCCAATGCTCATGATATTTTGCGCCTTCTAGGTGTAGAGCGCTTAGCTGAATACATTGTGGATGAAGTGCAAGATGTTTACCGACTACAAGGTGTTCGTATCAACGACAAGCATATCGAATCGATCATACGTCAAATGTTGCGCAAGGTTGAAATTCGTTCTGCGGGTGACACGGGATTGATCAAAGGCGAACAAGCTGAATATGCACGTGTGCTAGAGCTCAATGAGAAAATGCGCGAAGAAGGTAAAGTCGAGGCTACCTATGAGCGTATTTTATTAGGTATCACCAAATCATCCTTGGCAACGGAATCGTTCATCTCGGCGGCTTCTTTCCAAGAAACTACGCGAGTCTTAACTGAGGCAGCAGTCAGTGGTAAGCGTGATACTTTGGTTGGACTGAAAGAAAACGTTATTGTCGGACGTTTAATTCCAGCTGGGACAGGTTTTGCTTATCATCAAGCGCGCCGCAAGGCTAGTGCTGAAGTTGATAGTGAGTTACGAGCATTCATACAAAAAGAAGTTTTCACTGATGGCGATGATATAAGTGAAGATATTTTAGAAGAAATGCCGGTCATTGACGACCGAATGATGGAAGTTGAAGAGTCAGAGCAATAA
- the rpsL gene encoding 30S ribosomal protein S12, whose product MATINQLVRKPRKDKVKKSAVPALDACPQRRGVCTRVYTTTPKKPNSALRKVARVRLTNGFEVTSYIGGEGHNLQEHSVILIRGGRVKDLPGVRYHTVRGALDCAGVNERKQGRSKYGAKRPKGK is encoded by the coding sequence ATGGCTACAATTAACCAGTTGGTTCGTAAGCCGCGTAAAGACAAAGTAAAAAAATCGGCCGTTCCAGCGTTGGATGCATGTCCACAGCGTCGCGGTGTTTGTACGCGTGTTTATACCACTACCCCTAAAAAGCCTAACTCTGCCTTGCGTAAGGTTGCGCGTGTTCGTTTAACTAATGGTTTTGAAGTTACTTCATACATTGGTGGTGAGGGTCATAACCTTCAAGAACACTCGGTCATCCTGATTCGTGGTGGGCGTGTTAAGGATTTGCCTGGTGTACGTTATCATACAGTTCGTGGTGCACTTGACTGTGCAGGCGTTAATGAGCGTAAACAAGGTCGTTCTAAGTACGGTGCTAAGCGTCCAAAAGGTAAATAA
- the rpsG gene encoding 30S ribosomal protein S7 codes for MARRREIPKRLVLPDPKFGDVVLTKFVNMIMFSGKKAVAEKIVYDALDKVVERRKGGEHASLLREALDNVGPMVEVKSRRVGGATYQVPVEVRPERKMALSMRWIVEAARKRNEKGMMLRLAGELADAIENRGSAIKKKEDTHRMAEANKAFSHFRW; via the coding sequence ATGGCAAGAAGAAGAGAGATACCCAAACGTTTGGTTCTACCAGATCCAAAGTTTGGCGACGTAGTATTAACAAAATTTGTTAACATGATCATGTTCAGCGGCAAAAAAGCCGTGGCTGAAAAAATCGTATATGATGCATTGGATAAAGTTGTTGAGCGCCGCAAAGGTGGTGAGCATGCCTCTTTATTGCGCGAAGCGTTAGACAATGTTGGTCCAATGGTAGAAGTGAAGTCACGCCGTGTTGGTGGTGCTACCTACCAGGTACCTGTTGAGGTTCGTCCAGAGCGTAAAATGGCATTGTCCATGCGTTGGATCGTAGAAGCCGCACGTAAGCGTAACGAAAAAGGAATGATGCTTCGCCTAGCTGGCGAACTTGCAGACGCCATAGAAAATCGCGGTTCAGCAATCAAGAAAAAAGAAGATACCCATAGAATGGCTGAGGCCAATAAGGCTTTCTCTCATTTCCGTTGGTAA